One Bdellovibrionota bacterium genomic window, TGTCACGGCCCAAACGTTGAAGACGACCGACAAATCGCGTGAAACGACGGCGTTGCAGCTTAAGCTCAATCGAATGTTGCGAAACTTGGGTTTCAATCCGGGAGTGGTTCCCTATGTCGTGGACCCCGCCGATCCGCTCCGTTGGGATAAGCGGATTGGCGTTACGATGATCAGCGCTATAGAACTCGACTACACGTCGAATGACAACGTTCTTCAGGAGGGCTGTACTCCGTCCAATTCTGCTTGCAAGAACGACGTTGTTCAAGACTCGGAAAAATACGAACTGTGGATCGCCTCCGATCCGGCAAATCCTGTGAGTAGCAAAATCACCGGGTCCGGATCGGGAACGTTTCTGGCCAAACTGGACCAGTCTGCGGATCAATTGTGCACACCTGTAGCCAACGAGAAATTCGATCAGCGTTATGTTCTCGTGGGAAGAACAAAAGCTTCCTCCACATCGATGTTCGCCGATCCGACCGTACCGGTGATATTAGAAGATAAAGTTCTTTGTATGGAAATCCGATACTTCACACGGGGTGATACGGCCAACGGAGAAAAGCCGTGGGAACGACTTTGGTCAGGTTCCACAGTTGGGCCACCGACATATCCCTATCAACCGCCGATTTACGCTAACAACGGAACTCCATCCGAGGGAGATTACTTCAAGTTTTTGCGCGATCGCGTCCAAAAAATTGAGATAGGCCTCTTGTTGGAAGTGGGAACGGATCAGTTGAAAGAGCGTGACGCAGCTAATGTAAACCCACTGACCGGCGATTTCCGAAAGACCGATCGACTCATATTTGAGACAAAGATTGCAAACCAGCCTTGGCTTCAATCGTATACTACGGGGAAGCTTCCGGGGCGGGGATAGGCGAGGGGGCGAGATCGTTCGTCCCGTTGGTCGGTTTCTTTTCCTCTAAAAGGGGTAGTCGAATTTTCACTCCCGCATGCGGAGGCGTGGAAAAGATTTTCGGGTTCAAACGTTTGAGCAGCCAAATGGGAGTTTCCTGGTCTTTTGAAATCGTCCAGACACTATCCCCGGCTTTGAGCTCGTATTCTTCCTCCCCGACGATGTTGTAATGCTGATGAAATTCGGTTTCCAGGACCTGATGGTATTCGATCCGCTGGCGTTCGAATTCTTTCTTTTCTTCGTCGTTGCGGACCGGAATCCGAATCTCCTGGCCGATCAGGACATCTTTGCTCGATTTGATTCCATTGAGCGTTCGAAGCGGTTGTGTCCGGCTTAGTTTGAGCCATTCGGCGAAGTGGCCGAGCGTTTCCTCGGCTTCGATACGGATCGTATAGATGGTTTTGTCCTTCTCTTTTTTCTCCGTCACAAAAAGATCTTCATCGATGCCGAAGGTCTCTCCAATCTCTTCCGTCGACAGCGGAGCGGTTTGCGGGATCGACGGTTCAAGCGCAGCCACTTGCGCAGCCGGAGAGGGCGAAGGCGATGGTGTCGGGTTGGGCGTTGCGACCGCCGCTACGACAGTTCCCGCGCTGGCCGGTGCCGGCTGCGGTTTCTTCCCGGGGACCGAGACAATCTGGCCGATTCGGACCATCGGGCGGTGACCCAGGTCGTTGGCGTCGATAAAATCCGCGCAGGAAACGCCGAATGTTCTGGCGATACCGCAGGGGGTGTCGCCCCGTTCCACACGATACGATTCGGCGCTGAATTCAAGCTGCTCGGCCGGCAATGCGTTGAGCGAGGCGACGAGAACGTCCCAATTCTTGCCGCTCTTGGGGAGGCGGAGTTCGTAGTCCTTCGGAATCAGTCGGCGGCCTTTCCACACGCGGCGAGTCAGTGAAGGATTCAGCTCTTTGATTGTCTGGGGATCGAGGCCTAGATGGTCGGACAGGCGCTGCACGGAAACCGCCTGGCTCATCCGGCCAGTTTCATACGAAAGGGGTGGATCGTAATGGACTCCCGGGAAATACATTTGTGCGTATTTCGCCACGTGCCGAGCGGCGAGAAATGTCGAATAAAAGTTTTTCACCGCGGTGCGAAATCTTCGGCCGCTGTAA contains:
- a CDS encoding prepilin-type N-terminal cleavage/methylation domain-containing protein gives rise to the protein MRVHKKRQSGFGLIELMISLLVLTIVLLGAYKFMNRVSRVTAQTLKTTDKSRETTALQLKLNRMLRNLGFNPGVVPYVVDPADPLRWDKRIGVTMISAIELDYTSNDNVLQEGCTPSNSACKNDVVQDSEKYELWIASDPANPVSSKITGSGSGTFLAKLDQSADQLCTPVANEKFDQRYVLVGRTKASSTSMFADPTVPVILEDKVLCMEIRYFTRGDTANGEKPWERLWSGSTVGPPTYPYQPPIYANNGTPSEGDYFKFLRDRVQKIEIGLLLEVGTDQLKERDAANVNPLTGDFRKTDRLIFETKIANQPWLQSYTTGKLPGRG
- a CDS encoding transglycosylase SLT domain-containing protein, whose product is MRIANIKILASIVLLFGGFSETASAHHLLEEHPLASDPAFPCPKEIARRVDFWVDVFHKFGTDQVVFHDTDQPHRVYSVLTSTASCTRRREPAAIKNERQRIRTILLSIADRWGSGNNWNEDELHFVGLFDGATPQEIRDAADNIRCQQGNRDRFLEGLRRYGAYRDLITAALREAKLPEDIQYLPFVESSYDPRAYSRVGAAGLWQIMPRTARLLGLKLNDTIDERFDPILATKGAIRYFKDSYDEMHAIVEASFTEKNDVSLGPFVITSYNYGTVGMRRALKQIGPDYIKVLTDYSGRRFRTAVKNFYSTFLAARHVAKYAQMYFPGVHYDPPLSYETGRMSQAVSVQRLSDHLGLDPQTIKELNPSLTRRVWKGRRLIPKDYELRLPKSGKNWDVLVASLNALPAEQLEFSAESYRVERGDTPCGIARTFGVSCADFIDANDLGHRPMVRIGQIVSVPGKKPQPAPASAGTVVAAVATPNPTPSPSPSPAAQVAALEPSIPQTAPLSTEEIGETFGIDEDLFVTEKKEKDKTIYTIRIEAEETLGHFAEWLKLSRTQPLRTLNGIKSSKDVLIGQEIRIPVRNDEEKKEFERQRIEYHQVLETEFHQHYNIVGEEEYELKAGDSVWTISKDQETPIWLLKRLNPKIFSTPPHAGVKIRLPLLEEKKPTNGTNDLAPSPIPAPEASP